In a single window of the Cervus elaphus chromosome 1, mCerEla1.1, whole genome shotgun sequence genome:
- the LOC122698308 gene encoding ubiquilin-1-like: MSRAREEAGDSRLVSGREPPSRIIRVSVKTPQDSQEFMLAENSSIRDFKKQISKRLHCDTDRLVLIFTGKILRDQDILSQRGILDGTTVHLMVRSHGKGILPGPSTLPSPAGHCTHRPDPSTSKSARMLARLGQLARTSPELADFFGQLAQLLMVVPESMGPSLEEPVVQGLASEKPANASYVPESSRPVPKPEPALKALENLQTPARQQELLQVDKRGLEALKAVPGGDNAMRPVCSDIQHLMLSTLAPLVASEDHSPDSEPGRGGINPQSCTNITTTAPTVSAPTRPLAQEVIAGAAVQARSVISNQPNAVCRTGLSDLYSGQDLPSQESQQPIGKATPASQLRPSTSVLRRALHVLQQNPALLHQLATGSPLRHHMPLLPILTNPRALQALIQIDKGLQVLSREVPGLGPCLWCPGRPHGARGVSETRGRGQGHRADPGQPTLAVLQLLHALANACPQFTQSSSSSCPLAEDRYPQELEHLEAMGFANRDASLQALMATGGDICAAIERLLGKPEA, from the coding sequence ATGTCAAGGGCTAGGGAAGAAGCAGGGGACAGTCGGCTGGTGTCTGGTCGGGAGCCACCATCACGTATCATCAGAGTGTCTGTCAAGACCCCACAAGACAGCCAGGAATTCATGCTGGCAGAAAATAGCAGCATCCGCGACTTTAAGAAGCAGATCTCCAAACGCCTTCACTGTGATACTGACCGACTAGTGCTCATCTTCACTGGAAAGATCCTCCGGGATCAAGACATACTGAGCCAGCGAGGCATCCTTGATGGCACCACAGTCCACCTGATGGTGAGGAGCCATGGGAAAGGCATTCTGCCTGGCCCCAGCACTCTGCCCAGCCCTGCTGGCCACTGCACCCATCGTCCAGATCCATCCACCTCAAAGAGTGCTAGGATGCTAgccaggctgggccagctggCCCGGACCTCTCCTGAATTAGCTGACTTCTTTGGCCAGCTGGCTCAACTCCTCATGGTTGTGCCTGAGTCCATGGGGCCATCACTGGAAGAGCCTGTGGTTCAAGGTCTGGCGAGTGAGAAACCAGCCAATGCCAGCTATGTTCCTGAATCCTCAAGGCCAGTACCGAAACCTGAGCCAGCTCTTAAGGCTCTGGAAAACTTGCAGACCCCAGCCCGGCAACAGGAACTCCTGCAGGTGGACAAGCGGGGGCTGGAAGCCTTGAAGGCAGTGCCAGGTGGTGACAATGCTATGCGTCCGGTCTGCTCTGATATCCAGCATCTCATGCTGTCCACTCTGGCCCCTCTGGTTGCCTCCGAAGACCACAGCCCAGATTCAGAGCCTGGCAGAGGGGGCATCAATCCTCAAAGTTGTACTAACATCACCACCACGGCACCCACAGTTTCTGCACCTACCAGGCCATTGGCACAGGAAGTCATTGCAGGAGCAGCTGTTCAAGCCAGGAGTGTAATTTCAAACCAGCCCAATGCAGTCTGTAGGACTGGACTATCAGACTTATACTCAGGCCAGGATCTTCCCTCCCAGGAGAGCCAGCAGCCCATCGGGAAAGCCACTCCAGCGAGTCAGCTAAGACCATCAACCTCTGTCTTGCGCAGAGCCTTACATGTCCTGCAGCAGAATCCAGCTCTGCTACACCAGCTGGCAACAGGCAGCCCCCTGCGACATCACATGCCACTCCTTCCCATTCTCACCAACCCCCGGGCACTGCAGGCATTGATCCAGATAGATAAGGGCCTGCAGGTACTGTCCAGGGAGGTACCTGGTTTGGGACCGTGTTTATGGTGTCCAGGTAGACCACACGGGGCCAGAGGAGTTTCTGAAACTAGGGGCAGAGGACAGGGTCACAGAGCAGACCCTGGGCAGCCCACCCTGGCTGTTCTTCAGCTCCTCCATGCTCTGGCCAATGCCTGCCCTCAGTTTACCCAGTCCTCATCGTCCTCATGTCCCCTCGCTGAAGACCGCTACCCGCAAGAACTGGAGCATCTGGAGGCCATGGGCTTTGCTAATCGCGATGCCAGTCTTCAGGCCCTCATGGCCACAGGAGGAGACATTTGTGCTGCCATTGAGAGGCTTCTGGGGAAACCGGAGGCCTAG